A portion of the Edaphobacter lichenicola genome contains these proteins:
- the shc gene encoding squalene--hopene cyclase codes for MGISASNPKGVDQPAQPRFGRMDVGLDRITEGVSRAKDWLFGQQHPDGYWCGELEADSMLESDYIFMHTLLGTGEPGRMERAINEILRHQNDDGGWGLFPGGPSNISYGVKAYLALKLMGWSKDHPVLVKAREWVLAHGGVVECNTFTKIYLCALGQYDYDAVPAIPPEIVLFPNWCYFNIYEISSWSRGILVPLSIIYAKKPFKKLAPEQGIEELFVGGRENANLHLRWDKKKPFGWRNFFLACDRIAHLAERVHIRPLRKVALKRAEAWMLERFEKSDGLGAIYPAMLNSIVALRCLGRSVDDPQLIRALDEFEKLGIDCPDGTADYSTPTFRMQPCFPPVWDTAQAMYALGEAGVRRDDPRMLKAADWILSKEVRQKGDWAEKVKNVEPGGWYFEFNNEFYPDVDDTGQVLLALNCVENPRERYQYDACQRALNWIWAMQCKNGGWASFDRDNTKMIFQYIPFADHNAMLDPPTVDITGRMLEMLALYGVTRKDPRVEKAIQFILKEQEPDGSWFGRWGVNYLYGTFLVLRGLEAMGFWNHEPAVQQAAEWIRMVQNADGGWGETCGTYDDPNQRGIGPSTPSQTAWAVLGLLAAGDTRSDSVAKGIRWLVDRQHEDGSWDELVPGRNGESYYTGTGFPRVFYLGYHLYKQYFPLLALTTYERAMKSGTAH; via the coding sequence ATGGGTATATCTGCAAGTAATCCGAAGGGCGTCGATCAGCCGGCCCAGCCGCGTTTTGGTCGGATGGATGTTGGCCTGGATCGCATTACGGAAGGTGTCTCGCGCGCCAAAGATTGGTTGTTCGGACAGCAACACCCCGATGGGTACTGGTGTGGTGAGCTTGAAGCGGATTCGATGCTGGAATCCGACTATATCTTCATGCACACGCTGCTGGGCACTGGCGAGCCTGGCCGAATGGAACGCGCGATCAATGAGATTTTGCGTCATCAGAACGATGATGGAGGCTGGGGATTGTTTCCCGGTGGGCCGTCAAATATTAGCTACGGAGTGAAGGCTTATCTTGCTCTGAAGCTGATGGGGTGGTCGAAAGATCATCCAGTGCTGGTGAAGGCACGTGAGTGGGTGCTCGCGCATGGTGGAGTTGTAGAGTGCAATACCTTTACGAAGATCTACCTTTGCGCGCTCGGGCAATACGATTATGACGCGGTCCCTGCGATTCCACCCGAGATCGTTCTCTTTCCAAACTGGTGCTACTTCAATATCTACGAGATCTCTTCCTGGTCGCGTGGCATTCTCGTGCCGCTTTCGATCATCTATGCAAAGAAGCCTTTCAAGAAGCTTGCTCCTGAGCAGGGGATTGAGGAGCTTTTCGTCGGTGGTCGCGAGAACGCTAACCTACACCTGCGCTGGGATAAGAAAAAGCCATTTGGCTGGCGCAATTTTTTCCTTGCTTGCGATCGGATTGCACATTTGGCGGAGCGAGTTCATATTCGGCCGTTGCGTAAGGTGGCTCTGAAGCGCGCTGAGGCATGGATGCTGGAGCGGTTTGAAAAGTCCGATGGTCTTGGGGCTATTTATCCGGCGATGTTGAACTCGATCGTGGCCCTCCGGTGCCTGGGGCGTTCGGTAGACGATCCGCAACTGATTCGCGCGCTGGATGAGTTCGAGAAACTTGGTATCGATTGTCCTGATGGGACCGCGGATTATTCGACACCGACGTTTCGCATGCAGCCCTGCTTTCCGCCGGTGTGGGACACGGCGCAGGCGATGTATGCGCTTGGAGAAGCGGGCGTTCGCAGAGACGATCCACGTATGTTGAAGGCTGCGGACTGGATTCTGTCCAAGGAAGTGCGCCAGAAGGGCGACTGGGCGGAGAAGGTCAAAAATGTCGAGCCAGGTGGCTGGTACTTCGAGTTTAACAACGAGTTTTATCCGGATGTCGATGATACCGGGCAGGTTTTGCTTGCGCTAAATTGCGTGGAAAATCCACGGGAGCGATACCAGTACGATGCCTGCCAGCGTGCGTTGAACTGGATCTGGGCGATGCAGTGCAAGAACGGTGGCTGGGCGAGTTTTGACCGCGACAATACCAAGATGATCTTCCAGTACATTCCGTTTGCCGACCACAACGCGATGCTCGATCCGCCGACAGTCGACATTACGGGGCGGATGTTGGAGATGCTGGCGCTCTATGGTGTTACGCGGAAAGATCCTCGCGTCGAAAAGGCGATCCAGTTCATCCTGAAAGAACAGGAACCCGACGGGAGTTGGTTTGGGCGCTGGGGCGTGAACTATCTCTACGGGACCTTCCTGGTACTGCGTGGTCTGGAAGCCATGGGTTTTTGGAATCATGAGCCAGCGGTTCAGCAGGCAGCCGAGTGGATTCGCATGGTGCAGAATGCGGACGGCGGATGGGGGGAGACCTGCGGTACTTACGACGATCCGAATCAACGTGGCATTGGACCGAGCACACCATCGCAGACAGCATGGGCCGTGCTTGGGCTACTGGCTGCAGGAGACACCCGCTCTGACTCCGTTGCGAAGGGGATTCGCTGGTTGGTAGATCGCCAGCATGAAGATGGAAGCTGGGATGAACTTGTACCAGGACGCAATGGTGAGAGCTACTACACGGGAACCGGATTTCCTCGTGTGTTTTATCTGGGCTACCACCTTTACAAGCAGTACTTCCCGCTGTTGGCGTTGACGACCTATGAACGTGCCATGAAGAGCGGGACGGCGCACTAA